One genomic segment of Occultella kanbiaonis includes these proteins:
- a CDS encoding ComEC/Rec2 family competence protein, whose protein sequence is MRTPLDLRLLPAAALAWAGSWLVLVVPPVVATAVVLCLLVLTAVCLHLLGRRHRARHRFAPRDRVLAALALGALVGAAVIALAAPRVAERSAAVAPLAGERAVATLVIGGEAQALPGWSGATLRIPATLVAADVSGTTHRRSVPVLVIAGEGWDDLPVGGRVRTDARLGATDPGDSAALLVIADGAVETERGPPWWQARVSDLRAGLVAASSGLAPQARGLVPGITVGDVRALPATLEEDLRTVALTHVTAVSGAHVAIILGAVMLAVWWAPRWLRVGVGAATLLAFVALVYPSGSVLRAATMGSVMLLGLALRRPRAALPALWVAILALLVADPWISRSYGFVLSAVATAGLLLGAGPIARVLGRYLPRPLALGVAVPLAAQAACAPIIVLLQPGVAMYAVPANLLAAPAVPPATVLGVLATLIAPLSPALAAVLASWAGWCTAWIAAVATSTAALPLATVPWPGGLGGALLLAVLTASALAVLGMLVRQLRGRATRRQ, encoded by the coding sequence GTGAGGACGCCGCTCGACCTGCGCCTGCTGCCGGCCGCCGCGCTGGCCTGGGCCGGTAGCTGGCTGGTGCTGGTGGTGCCACCCGTCGTCGCGACAGCGGTCGTGCTCTGCCTGCTCGTGCTCACCGCGGTGTGCCTGCACCTGCTCGGACGCCGGCACCGGGCACGGCACCGGTTCGCGCCCCGGGATCGGGTCCTGGCCGCCCTGGCCCTCGGTGCCCTCGTCGGTGCGGCGGTCATCGCACTCGCGGCGCCCCGGGTCGCGGAACGATCCGCCGCAGTGGCGCCGCTCGCAGGAGAGCGCGCCGTCGCCACGCTCGTGATCGGCGGGGAGGCGCAGGCGCTCCCGGGCTGGTCGGGGGCGACACTGCGGATCCCCGCCACCCTCGTCGCGGCCGACGTCTCCGGAACCACGCACCGCCGCTCGGTCCCGGTGCTGGTCATCGCGGGGGAGGGCTGGGACGACCTACCCGTCGGCGGCCGGGTCCGCACCGATGCCCGGCTCGGTGCCACCGACCCAGGGGACAGCGCGGCCCTGTTGGTGATCGCCGACGGTGCCGTCGAGACCGAACGCGGGCCGCCCTGGTGGCAGGCCCGGGTGAGCGACCTGCGCGCGGGGCTCGTCGCAGCCAGCTCCGGCCTCGCCCCGCAGGCCCGCGGACTCGTGCCGGGCATCACCGTGGGTGACGTCCGGGCCCTCCCGGCGACCCTCGAGGAGGACCTGCGCACGGTCGCGCTCACCCACGTCACCGCGGTCTCCGGCGCGCACGTGGCGATCATCCTCGGTGCGGTGATGCTCGCCGTCTGGTGGGCACCGCGGTGGCTCCGGGTGGGCGTCGGAGCGGCGACGCTGCTCGCGTTCGTTGCCCTCGTCTACCCGAGCGGCAGCGTTCTGCGTGCGGCCACGATGGGCTCGGTGATGCTCCTCGGCCTCGCGCTGCGGCGACCCCGGGCCGCGCTCCCGGCGCTCTGGGTGGCGATCCTCGCGCTGCTGGTCGCCGACCCGTGGATCTCGCGCTCCTACGGGTTCGTCCTGTCCGCCGTGGCCACCGCCGGGCTGTTGCTCGGAGCCGGCCCGATCGCGCGCGTGCTCGGCCGGTATCTGCCAAGGCCGCTCGCCCTGGGCGTCGCGGTCCCCCTGGCCGCCCAGGCGGCCTGCGCCCCGATCATCGTGCTCCTGCAGCCCGGCGTGGCCATGTATGCGGTCCCGGCGAACCTGCTGGCGGCGCCGGCAGTCCCGCCGGCCACCGTGCTCGGCGTGTTGGCCACCCTGATCGCGCCGCTGAGCCCGGCCCTCGCCGCCGTGCTCGCGTCCTGGGCGGGCTGGTGCACCGCCTGGATCGCTGCCGTCGCAACCTCGACGGCGGCCCTTCCGCTGGCCACGGTGCCCTGGCCGGGTGGGCTGGGCGGAGCGCTCCTGCTCGCGGTGCTCACGGCCTCCGCGCTCGCCGTACTCGGCATGCTCGTCCGGCAGCTGCGCGGGCGCGCCACCCGGCGCCAATGA
- a CDS encoding DNA translocase FtsK — translation MSAVADALDRALKDHGISATVEEIQHGAAVDRYCLRLSPGVRVAQVTKLGPDIALALGADHVRVTTAGHLVGVEVPARERVEVSLLDLQDGLAADHPLRVPVGLAIDGSGVSARLDRLPHLLVAGTTGSGKSSWTTAILAHLLTHASPAQVQVLLIDPKRVELAPFARVPHLGAPVATDVPAALEVLDGALEEMERRYARMQAAGVRNVADLTDAPPYLVLVVDELADLMLGTGKRAETAIVRLLQVGRAAGIHLILATQRPSADVVTGLIKANTPSRLVFAVQSHTDSGVALGQTGAQALLGAGDALWWPSGASQPERIQGPYVSPDDLDDLLAGISRIEPPAIALPTYADAVGILEGPEADEAAEIDAALEAAREEIRQAEIDAAEAEQLAVTAVADEPEPAVVEPAVVPVPVIAPRHTPAAPAPVVVPPVAEAYTRQDLEHAYAKGRHHGATLAPLPVPSHRPVLAADRWLAAALFLLGAVISFLVLPALPVAAGLWLAYVVTRTRTRTNQWRIGP, via the coding sequence ATGAGCGCCGTAGCGGACGCGCTCGACCGCGCGCTCAAGGACCACGGGATCTCGGCGACCGTCGAGGAGATCCAGCACGGCGCCGCCGTCGACCGGTACTGCCTACGGCTGAGCCCGGGCGTACGGGTCGCGCAGGTCACGAAACTGGGCCCGGACATCGCGCTCGCCCTGGGCGCCGACCACGTCCGCGTGACGACGGCCGGGCACTTAGTGGGCGTCGAGGTCCCCGCCCGCGAGCGGGTCGAGGTGAGCCTGCTCGACCTGCAAGATGGGCTCGCGGCCGATCACCCGCTGCGGGTGCCCGTCGGGCTCGCCATCGACGGCTCCGGCGTCTCGGCGCGCCTCGATCGCCTGCCGCACCTGCTCGTGGCTGGCACCACGGGCTCGGGCAAGTCGTCATGGACGACGGCGATCCTCGCCCACCTGCTCACCCACGCCAGCCCGGCGCAGGTACAGGTGCTGCTCATCGACCCTAAGCGGGTCGAGTTGGCGCCGTTCGCTCGCGTGCCGCATCTCGGCGCGCCAGTGGCTACCGACGTCCCGGCCGCCCTCGAGGTGCTCGACGGAGCCCTCGAGGAGATGGAGCGCCGCTACGCCCGGATGCAGGCGGCCGGCGTACGCAACGTCGCCGACCTGACCGACGCGCCGCCGTATCTGGTGCTCGTCGTCGACGAGCTGGCCGACCTGATGTTGGGCACCGGCAAGCGAGCCGAGACCGCCATAGTGCGCCTGCTGCAAGTCGGCCGGGCCGCCGGTATCCATCTCATCCTCGCCACCCAACGGCCGAGCGCCGACGTCGTCACCGGGCTCATCAAGGCGAACACTCCGAGCCGACTGGTGTTCGCCGTCCAGTCGCACACCGACTCCGGCGTGGCCCTGGGCCAGACGGGCGCGCAGGCGTTGCTCGGCGCAGGCGATGCGCTCTGGTGGCCGTCGGGCGCCAGCCAGCCCGAGCGGATCCAAGGGCCCTACGTCTCCCCCGACGACCTAGACGACCTGCTCGCCGGGATCTCCCGCATCGAGCCGCCCGCCATCGCGCTACCCACCTACGCCGACGCCGTCGGGATACTCGAGGGCCCCGAGGCCGACGAGGCAGCAGAGATCGACGCCGCCCTCGAGGCTGCTCGCGAGGAGATCCGGCAAGCCGAGATCGACGCCGCCGAGGCCGAACAGCTCGCCGTCACGGCCGTGGCCGACGAGCCAGAGCCGGCCGTGGTCGAGCCCGCCGTGGTGCCCGTGCCTGTCATCGCGCCGCGGCACACGCCGGCGGCGCCCGCTCCCGTCGTGGTGCCGCCTGTCGCCGAGGCCTACACGCGCCAGGATCTCGAGCACGCCTACGCCAAGGGACGCCACCACGGCGCCACGCTGGCCCCGCTGCCGGTACCGAGCCACCGTCCCGTGCTCGCGGCCGACAGGTGGCTGGCGGCCGCGCTGTTCCTGCTCGGCGCCGTGATCTCGTTCTTGGTCCTGCCAGCCCTGCCCGTCGCGGCAGGTCTCTGGCTCGCCTACGTCGTCACGCGCACTCGCACCCGCACCAACCAATGGAGAATCGGACCATGA
- a CDS encoding recombinase family protein — protein MTRRAAIYARISRDRAGAGLGVERQEQDCRALAERLGWEVVAVHVDNDISAYSGKRRPGYRALLEEMSSGHVDAVLAWHTDRLHRSPSELEEFVTLCEAHDVITHTVTAGPIDLATPSGRMAARVHGAAARYESEQKAERIRRQKQQAVEKGQWRGGARPFGYAADGMTPREDEAAAIAAATRAVVDGHTLASIVRRWHAAGLTTSTGRDHDVRSVRDVLVRPRNAGLIEVNDEPAGPAVWPAIVSEDLWRQGRSILLDPARRTNHVGPMPRYLLSGIGRCGICDAVLVMTKSGKGGRSYGCKSARNHVSRSAEPLDLLVRGVIVERLRRDDLADLLAERDDGELRRAQDKAAALRVREDELAQAYASGAISVQQLTTASALLRTQREAAEHAVTAASGHLNVGWLATAPDPAEAFLAAPLDLQRAVVAALVDVVVLRARRGRQPGWKQGGPSLIDPERVLITWRSDTP, from the coding sequence ATGACCCGTCGCGCAGCCATCTACGCCCGCATCTCGAGGGACCGCGCCGGAGCCGGCCTGGGCGTCGAGCGTCAGGAGCAGGACTGTCGAGCCCTCGCCGAGCGGCTCGGTTGGGAGGTGGTGGCCGTCCATGTTGATAACGACATCTCGGCATACTCCGGCAAGCGCCGCCCCGGCTACCGAGCCCTGCTCGAGGAGATGAGCAGCGGGCACGTTGACGCGGTGCTCGCGTGGCACACGGACCGGTTGCACCGATCGCCGAGCGAGCTCGAGGAGTTCGTGACGCTCTGCGAGGCGCACGACGTCATCACGCACACCGTGACTGCCGGACCGATCGACCTGGCGACGCCGTCAGGCCGCATGGCCGCCCGCGTGCATGGCGCCGCGGCACGGTACGAGTCGGAACAGAAGGCCGAGCGCATTCGGCGCCAGAAGCAACAGGCTGTCGAGAAGGGCCAGTGGCGCGGCGGTGCGCGCCCCTTCGGCTACGCCGCCGACGGCATGACGCCGCGCGAGGATGAGGCGGCAGCCATCGCCGCGGCGACACGTGCGGTGGTGGACGGGCACACTCTCGCCTCGATCGTGCGCCGGTGGCACGCAGCCGGGCTCACCACCTCCACGGGTCGCGACCACGACGTGCGGAGCGTGCGTGACGTCCTGGTCCGTCCACGTAACGCCGGGCTCATCGAGGTCAACGACGAGCCCGCTGGCCCGGCAGTCTGGCCAGCCATCGTCTCCGAGGATCTCTGGCGACAGGGGCGATCGATTCTGCTCGATCCTGCCCGGCGCACGAACCACGTCGGCCCCATGCCGAGGTACCTGCTGTCCGGGATCGGGCGGTGCGGGATCTGTGACGCCGTATTGGTTATGACGAAGAGCGGCAAGGGTGGCCGGTCCTACGGCTGCAAGTCTGCGCGTAACCACGTCTCGAGGTCGGCCGAGCCGCTCGACCTGCTCGTGCGTGGCGTGATCGTTGAACGGCTGCGCCGGGATGACCTGGCTGACCTACTCGCCGAGAGGGACGACGGCGAACTACGCCGCGCCCAGGACAAGGCGGCAGCGTTACGGGTCCGCGAGGACGAGCTGGCGCAGGCGTACGCGTCCGGCGCCATCTCGGTCCAGCAACTCACCACGGCGAGCGCGCTCCTCCGGACCCAGCGGGAGGCGGCCGAGCACGCCGTGACGGCCGCGAGCGGGCACTTGAACGTCGGGTGGCTGGCCACCGCGCCGGACCCAGCCGAGGCGTTCCTGGCCGCGCCGCTGGATCTCCAACGGGCCGTCGTGGCCGCGCTGGTCGATGTCGTCGTGCTGCGTGCGCGGCGTGGCCGCCAGCCCGGTTGGAAGCAGGGCGGGCCCTCGCTGATCGACCCAGAGCGTGTGCTCATCACCTGGCGCAGCGACACGCCGTGA
- a CDS encoding bifunctional DNA primase/polymerase, with translation MNVALGYARSGIPVFPCGPDKRPLTRHGFKDATTDLAVVRDWWAQHADAMVATPTGSASDLAVLDVDVKHGIDGEASLAALEAELGPLPVTMAVRTRSGGRHLYFRHDGASRSSASRIAPGIDVRAEGGYVIAPGSPGYVVERTAERATLPAAWASRLAASSIEATSPVADQWATLNESRRVAALAWASASLAGLESELRAAASWPEGQRDDYGRGWEKLTADAYLRALRILAAVPDLDGAAWRARLLAAAPRDASWTERDVAEKWASQRSAAARKGPADLSNVGGSIFTATSDAPQEPTAGVPGVVPAVDWAALWADRTEEEWIVEPILPARRLVALYSPPKMGKSLLMLELAASVAAGRYVLGATPDRPRPVLYVDFENDPKSDVRPRLQAMGFAPESLGQLHYLSFPAMNYLDSAAGAEQLMANVRHYGAEVVVIDTVSRAVGGEENENDTWLSFYRHTGLALKQARVACIRLDHTGKDETKGQRGGSAKSGDVDAVWRLSEVVKDETYRLTCEANRMPVAEKVLTIRRLTEPLRHDVQVGGNYAAFEAKVAEAIRALDAADVDLSLGRDKARVALSVHFGEDYRVRNDVLSKALDKRRGPVPDSRGQVPSTDLSPSTGDR, from the coding sequence ATGAACGTGGCGCTCGGCTACGCACGATCGGGCATCCCGGTCTTTCCCTGCGGGCCCGACAAGCGGCCGCTCACACGGCACGGATTCAAGGACGCGACCACGGATCTCGCCGTCGTGCGGGACTGGTGGGCGCAGCACGCCGACGCGATGGTGGCCACGCCGACGGGCTCGGCGTCCGACCTGGCCGTGCTCGACGTCGACGTGAAGCACGGCATCGACGGTGAGGCCTCGCTAGCGGCGCTCGAGGCCGAACTGGGCCCGCTGCCCGTCACGATGGCGGTTCGCACGCGATCCGGTGGTCGCCACCTGTACTTCCGCCACGACGGCGCGAGTCGGTCATCGGCCAGCCGGATCGCGCCCGGCATCGACGTTCGGGCCGAGGGAGGCTACGTCATCGCTCCGGGCTCGCCCGGGTACGTAGTTGAGCGCACGGCCGAGAGGGCCACGCTCCCCGCCGCCTGGGCCTCTCGGCTCGCGGCGTCCTCGATCGAGGCGACATCGCCCGTGGCCGACCAGTGGGCGACACTGAACGAGAGCCGACGCGTGGCCGCGCTGGCGTGGGCATCGGCGTCGCTGGCCGGCCTCGAGTCCGAACTGCGCGCCGCGGCGTCATGGCCGGAGGGCCAGCGAGACGACTACGGGCGCGGCTGGGAGAAACTCACCGCCGACGCCTACCTGCGCGCGCTGCGGATCCTCGCGGCCGTACCCGATCTCGACGGCGCCGCTTGGAGGGCGAGGCTGCTCGCTGCCGCTCCCAGGGACGCATCGTGGACCGAGCGTGACGTGGCCGAGAAGTGGGCCAGCCAGCGCTCGGCGGCTGCGCGCAAGGGCCCGGCAGACCTCTCCAATGTCGGCGGCTCGATCTTCACCGCCACCAGCGATGCGCCCCAGGAGCCGACGGCGGGTGTGCCGGGCGTGGTGCCCGCGGTGGACTGGGCTGCCCTCTGGGCGGACCGGACCGAAGAGGAGTGGATCGTCGAGCCGATCCTGCCCGCACGGCGGCTGGTGGCCCTCTACTCCCCGCCCAAGATGGGCAAGTCGCTGCTCATGCTCGAACTGGCCGCGAGCGTAGCCGCCGGGCGGTACGTGCTCGGAGCGACGCCGGACCGGCCTCGCCCTGTGCTCTACGTCGACTTCGAGAACGATCCGAAGTCGGACGTACGCCCACGACTACAAGCGATGGGTTTCGCCCCGGAGTCCCTGGGCCAGCTTCACTACCTCTCGTTCCCGGCGATGAACTACCTCGACTCGGCGGCCGGCGCCGAGCAACTCATGGCGAACGTACGGCACTACGGCGCCGAGGTGGTCGTCATCGACACCGTCTCGCGCGCGGTTGGTGGCGAGGAGAACGAGAACGACACCTGGCTCTCGTTCTACCGGCACACCGGCCTCGCGTTGAAGCAGGCGCGGGTCGCGTGCATCCGACTCGATCACACCGGCAAGGACGAGACGAAGGGCCAGCGAGGTGGCTCGGCGAAGTCCGGCGACGTCGACGCCGTCTGGCGTCTCTCGGAGGTGGTCAAGGACGAGACATACCGACTCACGTGCGAGGCGAACCGGATGCCCGTGGCCGAGAAGGTGCTCACCATCCGCCGACTGACTGAGCCGCTACGTCACGACGTGCAGGTCGGCGGCAACTACGCCGCCTTCGAGGCGAAGGTCGCCGAGGCGATCCGCGCGCTGGATGCCGCCGACGTCGACCTGTCACTGGGGCGCGACAAGGCGCGCGTAGCCCTATCGGTTCACTTCGGCGAGGACTATCGCGTACGCAACGACGTGCTGTCTAAGGCGCTCGATAAGCGCCGCGGACCTGTCCCCGATTCGCGGGGACAGGTGCCTTCCACCGACCTGTCCCCCTCGACTGGGGACAGGTGA
- a CDS encoding zinc finger domain-containing protein, which translates to MTDSEQDYRPAGHSTTQMVPEAFLCPTCNAEPGVDCTRTNPGAHQRRVTRWAKSAQRVSDALAGRPDYRAIAQLSSVELAEAQRRAIIRSLKNRIIHHHRTKGLTS; encoded by the coding sequence ATGACCGACTCAGAACAGGACTACCGACCAGCGGGCCACTCGACGACCCAGATGGTGCCGGAGGCGTTTCTCTGCCCGACGTGCAACGCCGAGCCGGGCGTCGACTGCACACGGACCAATCCCGGGGCACACCAGCGTCGCGTCACCCGGTGGGCGAAGTCCGCCCAACGCGTCAGTGACGCACTGGCTGGCCGACCCGACTACCGGGCCATTGCCCAACTCTCCTCGGTCGAGCTGGCCGAGGCACAACGGCGGGCCATCATCCGCTCGCTCAAGAACCGCATCATCCATCATCACCGAACCAAAGGACTCACATCATGA